A single window of Papio anubis isolate 15944 chromosome 8, Panubis1.0, whole genome shotgun sequence DNA harbors:
- the GPR20 gene encoding G-protein coupled receptor 20, which produces MPSVSPVGPSAGAVPNATAVTTVWTNASGLEVPLFHLFARLDEELHGTFPGLWLALMAVHGAIFLVGLVLNGLALYVFCCRTQAKTPSVIYTINLVVTDLLVGLSLPTRFAVYYGARGCLHCAFPHVLGYFLNMHCSILFLTCICVDRYLAIVRPEGSRRCRQPACARAVCAFVWLAAGAVTLSVLGMTGGRPCCRVFALTVLEFLLPLLVISVFTGRIMCALSRPGLLRQGRQRRVRAMQLLLTVLIIFLVCFTPFHARQVAVALWPDMPHHASLVVYHVAVTLSSLNSCMDPIVYCFVTSGFQATVRGLFGQHRGEREPSSGDVVSMHRSSKGSGRHHILSAGPHALTQALANGPEA; this is translated from the coding sequence ATGCCCTCTGTGTCTCCAGTGGGGCCCTCGGCCGGGGCAGTCCCCAATGCCACCGCAGTGACAACAGTGTGGACCAATGCCAGCGGGCTGGAGGTACCCCTGTTCCACCTGTTTGCCCGGCTGGATGAGGAGCTGCATGGCACCTTCCCGGGCCTGTGGCTGGCGCTGATGGCGGTGCACGGAGCCATCTTCCTGGTGGGGCTGGTGCTCAACGGGCTGGCGCTGTACGTCTTCTGCTGCCGCACCCAGGCCAAGACACCATCAGTCATCTACACCATCAACCTGGTGGTGACCGATCTGCTGGTGGGGCTGTCCCTGCCCACGCGCTTCGCTGTGTACTACGGCGCCAGGGGCTGCCTGCACTGCGCCTTCCCGCATGTCCTAGGTTACTTCCTCAACATGCACTGCTCCATCCTCTTCCTCACCTGCATCTGTGTGGACCGCTACCTGGCCATCGTGCGGCCCGAAGGCTCCCGCCGCTGCCGCCAGCCTGCCTGTGCCAGGGCTGTGTGCGCCTTTGTGTGGCTGGCCGCCGGTGCTGTGACCCTGTCGGTGCTGGGCATGACGGGCGGCCGGCCCTGCTGCCGTGTCTTCGCGCTGACTGTTCTGGAGTTCCTTCTGCCCCTGCTGGTCATCAGCGTGTTCACCGGCCGTATCATGTGTGCACTGTCGCGGCCAGGTCTTCTCCGCCAGGGCCGCCAGCGCCGCGTGCGGGCCATGCAGCTCCTGCTCACGGTGCTCATCATCTTTCTCGTCTGCTTCACGCCCTTCCATGCCCGCCAGGTGGCCGTGGCGCTGTGGCCCGACATGCCACACCACGCAAGCCTCGTGGTCTACCACGTGGCTGTGACCCTCAGCAGCCTCAACAGCTGCATGGACCCCATCGTCTACTGCTTCGTCACCAGTGGCTTCCAGGCCACCGTCCGCGGCCTCTTTGGCCAGCACAGAGGAGAGCGTGAGCCCAGCAGCGGTGATGTGGTCAGCATGCACAGGAGCTCCAAGGGCTCGGGTCGTCATCACATCCTCAGTGCTGGCCCTCATGCCCTCACCCAGGCCCTGGCTAATGGGCCTGAGGCTTAG